The following proteins come from a genomic window of Malus sylvestris chromosome 4, drMalSylv7.2, whole genome shotgun sequence:
- the LOC126618842 gene encoding glutathione S-transferase L3-like: MAYKHEELPPPLDSTSSPPPLFDGTTRLYVNYTCPFVQRVWITRNYKGLQDKIKLVGIDLENRPAWYKEKVYPGNKVPSLEHNGKVIGESLDLIKYLESNFEGPSLVPSDDPERKKFGEELLTYVDTFVGSLYRSLKGDTVKAADEQFDYLENALKKFDDGPYLLGQFSLVDIAYIPFVEKFQVFLSDVFKYDITAGRPKLAAFLEEINKIEAYKVTKADPKEIVAAYKKKFLEQQ, translated from the exons ATGGCGTACAA GCATGAGGAACTTCCTCCACCGTTGGATTCCACTTCCTCCCCTCCTCCTCTCTTTGACGGCACTACAAG GCTGTACGTAAATTACACATGTCCATTTGTACAGCGGGTTTGGATCACTAGGAACTATAAG GGTTTGCAAGACAAGATTAAGTTAGTGGGTATAGATCTTGAAAACAGGCCTGCTTGGTACAAGGAAAAAGTCTACCCCGGAAACAAG GTACCATCTCTGGAGCACAATGGAAAAGTCATTGGAGAAAGTCTTGATCTGATCAAATACCTCGAAAGCAACTTTGAGGGGCCTTCACTTGTCCCCAGT GATGACCCTGAGAGAAAAAAGTTTGGCGAAGAATTATTAACTTATGTTGATACCTTCGTGGGGTCCTTGTATCGCTCATTGAAAGGAGACACGGTAAAAGCAGCTG ATGAGCAGTTTGATTACTTGGAAAATGCTCTTAAGAAATTTGACGATGGGCCATATCTTCTGGGTCAGTTCAGTTTG GTGGACATAGCCTATATCCCATTCGTTGAGAAGTTCCAAGTCTTCTTATCAGACGTGTTCAAGTATGACATCACAGCTGGGAGGCCTAAACTAGCAGCATTCTTGGAG GAAATCAACAAGATTGAGGCATACAAGGTAACCAAAGCTGATCCAAAGGAGATTGTTGCAGCGTACAAGAAGAAATTCCTG GAGCAACAGTAA